In Sphingopyxis sp. FD7, a single window of DNA contains:
- a CDS encoding UvrD-helicase domain-containing protein: MIETEQSRQTIFIPDSEAELRRVFEEGLEGWRIFLHPEQRKIAYRDYNGPALVRGGAGTGKTVVAMHRAKHLADQIEKSPDRAGQRVLLTTFTTSLAHDIEANLRTLCPAHLDARPPRIEVINLDRWVSQFLKRKSFAREVAFFGEARDRLDQVWREVLDDHELPEGLSEAFVRAEWSQIIQAKGLVDQKAYLKASRAGRGTPLDRKKRAALWDIFADYRARLISERLAEPDDAYREATEILSAEAPNLPYSAVIVDEAQDMGEQAFRLIRAIVPENQSGDKNSLFIVGDAHQRIYGRRAAMSACGINVRGRSKRLRLNYRTTQEIRAWAVSILEGVNVDDLDEGTDSLRGYISLMRGVAPELVGCRSEAEELDGLVAWVRSLPTDQIRLAEIGVLCARRVDTDRVQGALRAAGIETVILQSGADDRSIPGVRITTMHRAKGLEFFAVAIPFLSDGSFPSQGALKSAVNAADRDDIIAQHRSLLHVAATRAKKALRVSWSGRPTNLFTGSK; this comes from the coding sequence ATGATTGAGACGGAGCAGAGCCGCCAGACAATCTTCATCCCAGACAGCGAAGCCGAGCTGCGTCGTGTTTTCGAGGAAGGGCTCGAAGGATGGCGCATTTTCCTGCATCCGGAACAGCGCAAGATCGCCTACCGGGACTATAATGGCCCGGCCTTGGTCCGAGGTGGCGCTGGGACCGGCAAAACTGTCGTCGCGATGCACAGGGCTAAGCATCTGGCGGACCAGATCGAAAAGAGCCCGGACCGGGCGGGCCAGCGCGTCCTTCTTACTACCTTTACGACCAGCCTAGCCCATGACATCGAGGCCAACTTGCGGACGCTCTGCCCGGCCCATCTTGATGCGCGCCCGCCCCGGATCGAGGTCATCAATCTCGATCGATGGGTTTCCCAGTTCCTAAAGCGCAAGAGCTTTGCGCGCGAGGTTGCCTTCTTCGGGGAAGCGCGGGATCGGCTGGACCAAGTCTGGCGAGAAGTGCTTGACGATCATGAACTGCCGGAGGGGCTGTCTGAGGCATTTGTGCGGGCGGAGTGGTCGCAGATCATTCAGGCGAAAGGACTTGTCGACCAGAAGGCATACCTGAAGGCGTCCCGAGCCGGACGTGGCACCCCCCTCGATCGGAAAAAACGGGCGGCCCTTTGGGACATCTTCGCCGATTATCGGGCCCGACTGATCAGCGAGCGGCTCGCAGAGCCGGATGACGCGTACCGGGAGGCAACCGAGATCTTGTCCGCCGAGGCACCGAATCTTCCTTATTCGGCCGTGATTGTGGACGAGGCACAGGACATGGGAGAACAGGCGTTCCGATTGATCAGAGCGATCGTCCCGGAGAACCAATCCGGAGACAAAAACTCTCTTTTCATCGTGGGGGATGCGCATCAGCGGATCTACGGGCGGCGGGCCGCCATGTCCGCATGCGGGATCAACGTACGGGGCCGCTCAAAGCGGCTTCGGCTCAACTACCGTACGACACAAGAGATCCGTGCCTGGGCCGTCTCCATCCTTGAGGGGGTTAACGTGGACGACCTTGACGAGGGTACGGATAGTTTGCGTGGCTACATCAGCCTCATGCGCGGGGTCGCTCCGGAGCTGGTCGGGTGCCGATCCGAGGCGGAAGAATTGGATGGGTTGGTGGCTTGGGTCCGGTCACTCCCGACCGACCAAATCCGCCTCGCTGAGATCGGAGTCCTCTGCGCGCGTCGAGTGGACACGGACAGGGTCCAAGGCGCACTTCGCGCAGCTGGTATCGAGACCGTTATTCTGCAGTCTGGTGCGGACGACCGTTCCATTCCTGGAGTCAGGATCACCACGATGCACCGGGCCAAGGGGCTCGAGTTTTTTGCTGTTGCAATCCCGTTCCTATCTGATGGATCCTTTCCATCTCAGGGCGCTCTCAAGAGCGCTGTAAATGCAGCAGATCGGGACGACATAATTGCTCAGCACCGCTCGCTTCTCCACGTCGCCGCGACGCGAGCGAAGAAGGCGCTGCGAGTTTCATGGTCAGGTCGACCGACAAACCTTTTTACAGGGTCTAAGTGA